In the Manis javanica isolate MJ-LG chromosome 12, MJ_LKY, whole genome shotgun sequence genome, one interval contains:
- the PNKD gene encoding probable hydrolase PNKD isoform X2, which produces MAWQGWPARWLWVSGCGLLLLVLVLLVSPRSCRARRTLRGLLMARSKRLLFRIGYSLYTRTWLGYLFYRQQLRRARNRYPKGHSRTQPRLFNGVKVLPIPVLSDNYSYLVIDTQARLAVAVDPSDPQAVQASIEKEGVTLVAILCTHKHWDHSGGNRDLSRRHQDCRVYGSPQDGIPYLTHPLCHQDVVSVGRLQIRALATPGHTQGHLVYLLDGEPYRGPSCLFSGDLLFLSGCGRTFEGTAETMLSSLDTVLGLEDDTLLWPGHEYAEENLGFAGVVEPENPARERKMQWVQRQRMERRSTCPSTLGEERSYNPFLRTHCLALQEALGPGPGPTEDDGSSRAQLLEKLRQLKDTHKSK; this is translated from the exons ATGGCCTGGCAAGGCTGGCCTGCGCGGTGGCTGTGGGTCTCCGGCTGCGGGCTGCTGCTCCTCGTCCTTGTCCTGCTCGTGAGCCCCCGCAGCTGCCGAGCGCGGCGAACCCTCCGTGGCCTGCTCATGGCGCGCAGCAAGCGGCTGCTCTTCCGAATCGG GTACAGCCTGTACACCCGCACCTGGCTCGGGTACCTCTTCTACCGCCAGCAGCTGCGCAGGGCTCGGAATCGCTACCCCAAGGGCCACTCCAGAACCCAGCCTCGCCTCTTCAATG GAGTGAAGGTGCTTCCCATCCCCGTCCTCTCAGACAACTACAGCTACCTCGTCATTGATACCCAGGCCCGGCTGGCTGTGGCTGTGGACCCCTCAGACCCTCAGGCTGTAcag GCTTCCATTGAAAAGGAGGGCGTTACATTGGTTGCCATTCTCTGCACCCACAAGCACTG GGACCACAGTGGAGGGAACCGTGACCTCAGCAGGCGGCACCAGGACTGTCGGGTATACGGGAGCCCTCAGGACGGTATCCCCTACCTCACCCA TCCCTTGTGTCATCAAGACGTGGTTAGTGTGGGACGACTTCAGATCCGGGCCCTGGCCACCCCTGGCCACACGCAAGGCCACCTGGTCTACCTGCTGGATGGCGAGCCCTACAGGGGTCCCTCCTGCCTCTTTTCAGGGGACCTGCTCTTCCTCTCTGGCTGTG GACGGACCTTTGAGGGCACCGCAGAGACCATGCTGAGCTCACTGGACACTGTGCTGGGGCTGGAGGACGACACTCTGCTGTGGCCTG GTCACGAGTACGCAGAGGAGAACCTGGGCTTTGCAGGTGTGGTGGAGCCCGAGAACCCGGCCCGGGAGAGGAAGATGCAGTGGGTGCAGAGGCAGCGCATGGAGCGCAGGAGCACG TGCCCGTCCACACTGGGAGAGGAGCGCTCCTACAACCCCTTCCTGAGGACCCACTGCCTGGCGCTGCAGGAGGCtctggggccagggccaggccccaCTGAGGACGATGGCTCCTCCCGGGCCCAGCTCCTGGAGAAGCTCCGCCAGCTGAAGGACACGCACAAGAGCAAGTGa